In Endozoicomonas sp. GU-1, one DNA window encodes the following:
- a CDS encoding cation:dicarboxylate symporter family transporter, with translation MKIIEHLANIKLPAALLVVLLIPFLTDPWMSYDVKSFFFTLSLTIKSLLVFVLPFIVFSFVVSCLARMGKNALLFALLLIMMVFASNITAIFTGYTIGSIMVPLISMPITLDALDGSGLATMWVFELPPLFTNMNALIVGFIAGLLVNLLDMQPLRALCCRAGDVCSGFLKHFFIPILPFFILGFAYKLHADGILSQAISAYGRILLLVIVSQLAYLFIYFFVAAKCSFRAFITYVGNVFPAWLTGLSTVSSAATMPVLIDSTERNIGNPIMARTIVPATVNIHTIGSAIGLTILALVTLNTFHMPMPDLAGFAIFGFYYALAKFSVAAVPGGVILVVGPILQSLMGFSDEMLGLITAVYMIFDPFGTAMNVSGNGAFAIVFSRLCQRLGLNGDDGNEDGKQEPESSVA, from the coding sequence GTGAAAATTATTGAGCATCTTGCCAACATTAAACTGCCGGCCGCGCTTCTGGTGGTGTTGTTGATCCCTTTTCTGACAGATCCCTGGATGAGCTATGACGTTAAGTCATTTTTTTTCACCCTGAGCCTGACCATTAAGTCACTGCTGGTTTTTGTCCTGCCATTTATTGTGTTCAGCTTTGTGGTCTCCTGTCTCGCCAGAATGGGGAAGAATGCTCTGCTGTTTGCCCTGTTGTTGATCATGATGGTATTTGCATCCAACATCACGGCCATTTTCACCGGGTATACCATTGGCAGTATCATGGTGCCGCTGATATCCATGCCGATCACCCTTGATGCTCTCGATGGCAGTGGTCTGGCGACCATGTGGGTGTTTGAATTACCCCCTCTATTTACAAATATGAATGCCCTGATTGTGGGATTCATTGCAGGCCTGCTGGTGAACCTGCTGGATATGCAACCGCTAAGGGCGCTTTGTTGCAGAGCCGGTGATGTTTGCAGCGGGTTCCTGAAACATTTCTTTATTCCGATACTGCCTTTTTTTATCCTCGGATTTGCTTACAAACTCCATGCTGATGGGATTTTGAGCCAGGCTATCTCCGCTTATGGCAGGATTTTGCTGCTGGTTATTGTTTCGCAGCTGGCTTACCTCTTTATCTACTTTTTTGTGGCTGCAAAGTGTTCATTTCGGGCTTTTATTACCTACGTGGGCAATGTATTTCCTGCGTGGTTAACGGGTTTAAGCACGGTCTCCAGCGCCGCCACGATGCCGGTGTTAATCGACAGTACCGAAAGAAATATCGGTAATCCCATCATGGCAAGAACCATCGTACCTGCCACAGTCAATATTCATACCATTGGCAGTGCGATTGGTTTGACCATTCTGGCGCTGGTGACACTGAATACTTTCCATATGCCAATGCCTGATTTGGCGGGTTTTGCCATCTTTGGCTTTTATTATGCATTGGCCAAGTTTTCGGTAGCGGCTGTGCCCGGGGGTGTCATTCTTGTGGTAGGGCCAATCTTACAGAGTCTGATGGGCTTTTCAGATGAGATGCTGGGGTTAATTACCGCCGTTTATATGATATTTGATCCCTTTGGTACCGCTATGAATGTTAGCGGAAATGGTGCTTTCGCCATTGTATTTTCAAGGCTGTGCCAGAGGCTTGGCCTTAACGGTGATGATGGCAATGAGGATGGTAAGCAGGAGCCTGAAAGCAGTGTGGCTTGA
- the recD gene encoding exodeoxyribonuclease V subunit alpha — protein sequence MLNQLQILEQQGIIRALDYQFAKLIHSLNPDPLLTLAAANVSFELGQGNVCMSLASDFSLFGLDGQESSELMDTVAVPKDQWLTRLKGTQVVGEGSEPTPLVLDDGRLYLYRYWQYERSVAGFLNSRSTETLDTDEARSILQRLFNRDYHFVLQQCQGKSEAGQKAELIKWLDIEYVDTLDWQAILNSVNHGADTDTLNSLIPESACLNWQKIAAALAASRSFSVISGGPGTGKTTTVTRLLALLTELGLKRQSPPDIKLVAPTGKAAARLTESIGGALAKINCSDTVREKIPTQAGTLHRLLGVIPGKTGFIHNRNNRLHLDILVVDEASMIDLPLMSHLLEALPDHARLILLGDRDQLSSVEAGSVLGDICAAASFGYSNEQRNLLERLTGHDLAKMEPAQTTANLAVSDSLCLLRKSYRFDAHSGIGSLAKAVNNNDLRSLQSVFTSGFDDIERFSIAGDSDYQQLIQQSVESYRHYLELIQQTSAPHHILDAFNRFQVLCALREGPYGISGLNEAIQKALQEKGLIDVTGQWYEGRPVLITRNDHGLGLYNGDIGITIRGPDGQLRIAFQLPDKQVRQFLPSRLPEHETVFAMTIHKSQGSEFADVVMVLPDKDNPIITRELVYTGITRAKSRLTLFAEMDILIKAAKSPTKRQSGLYQRLVQ from the coding sequence TTCGTGCCCTGGATTACCAGTTCGCCAAACTGATCCACTCCTTGAATCCCGATCCATTGCTGACTCTGGCCGCCGCCAATGTCAGCTTTGAGCTGGGCCAGGGCAATGTCTGCATGTCTCTGGCATCGGACTTCAGCCTTTTTGGTCTGGATGGTCAGGAAAGTTCCGAACTGATGGACACCGTTGCCGTTCCAAAAGACCAGTGGCTAACCCGCCTCAAAGGGACTCAGGTTGTGGGTGAAGGCAGTGAACCAACACCCCTGGTTCTGGATGATGGGCGTCTGTACCTTTATCGGTACTGGCAATACGAACGCAGTGTCGCCGGTTTTCTCAACAGCAGAAGCACCGAAACACTGGATACCGATGAAGCCCGGTCGATTTTGCAGAGACTCTTTAACAGGGATTACCACTTTGTACTGCAACAGTGTCAAGGGAAGTCCGAAGCCGGTCAGAAAGCTGAACTTATCAAATGGCTGGATATTGAGTACGTTGATACGCTTGACTGGCAAGCCATTCTAAATTCGGTTAACCACGGCGCTGATACCGATACCCTTAATTCACTGATTCCCGAGTCAGCGTGCCTGAACTGGCAGAAAATTGCTGCGGCACTGGCCGCCAGTCGCTCATTTTCCGTGATCAGTGGTGGCCCGGGAACCGGAAAAACCACAACCGTTACCCGACTGCTTGCCCTGCTTACAGAGCTGGGCCTGAAACGCCAATCCCCTCCGGACATCAAACTGGTTGCCCCAACGGGTAAGGCAGCAGCCCGTTTAACCGAGTCCATTGGCGGCGCACTGGCAAAAATAAACTGCAGTGACACGGTAAGAGAAAAGATCCCGACTCAAGCCGGAACACTGCACCGTTTACTGGGCGTCATTCCCGGAAAAACCGGTTTCATCCACAATAGAAACAATCGGTTGCACCTGGATATTCTGGTTGTGGATGAAGCTTCCATGATTGACCTGCCACTGATGAGCCACCTGCTGGAAGCACTGCCAGATCATGCCCGGTTAATTCTGTTAGGTGACCGTGATCAGCTTTCGTCAGTGGAAGCTGGCAGTGTCCTCGGTGATATCTGTGCAGCCGCCAGCTTTGGATACTCAAATGAACAACGCAATCTGTTGGAAAGGTTAACCGGGCATGATCTTGCTAAAATGGAACCTGCACAGACTACGGCAAACCTCGCCGTTTCCGACAGCCTCTGCCTGCTGCGCAAAAGCTACCGCTTTGATGCCCATTCCGGTATAGGGAGTCTGGCCAAAGCCGTGAACAACAATGACCTGCGATCTCTGCAGTCGGTATTTACCTCAGGCTTTGACGATATTGAGCGCTTTTCCATCGCCGGGGACTCTGATTATCAGCAATTGATACAGCAGTCCGTTGAATCCTACCGACACTACCTGGAACTTATTCAACAGACATCAGCACCGCACCATATTCTTGATGCCTTTAACCGGTTTCAGGTGTTATGTGCCCTGCGGGAAGGTCCCTACGGTATTTCAGGGCTGAACGAAGCAATACAAAAAGCCCTGCAAGAAAAAGGCCTGATTGACGTGACTGGACAATGGTATGAAGGCCGCCCCGTTTTGATCACCCGCAATGATCACGGGCTTGGCCTGTACAATGGTGATATCGGGATTACCATCAGAGGCCCTGATGGCCAGCTCCGGATCGCTTTTCAGTTGCCCGATAAACAGGTCCGTCAGTTTCTACCCAGCCGACTTCCTGAGCATGAAACCGTTTTCGCCATGACCATTCACAAAAGCCAGGGTTCTGAGTTTGCCGATGTTGTCATGGTGTTACCGGATAAAGACAACCCCATCATCACCCGTGAGCTTGTCTATACGGGGATTACCCGGGCCAAATCCAGGCTTACGCTCTTTGCCGAAATGGATATCCTGATCAAAGCTGCAAAGTCACCCACCAAGAGGCAGTCGGGCCTTTATCAGCGGCTGGTTCAATAA